A section of the Serratia liquefaciens ATCC 27592 genome encodes:
- a CDS encoding YfiR family protein, giving the protein MKMANNAAWLATCAKNSLASFICARLDYGRLLSLVLLTLLAFPGSARPETGDPYQNRIHAVTTVVVGIISYARWPSEPNPIRLCVTAPTQYAEGLFDPILLSAPRPIKAERVSFDSPLLSTGCDVIYLGNVNAGQKQNFIQRISGHSILSISENDVECSAGSAFCLQIEGDTASFKANLDALARSGVRVHPNVLQLARKQAPPL; this is encoded by the coding sequence ATGAAGATGGCAAATAATGCCGCGTGGTTAGCGACCTGCGCAAAAAATTCTCTTGCGAGTTTCATTTGCGCACGTCTGGACTACGGCCGCCTGTTGTCGCTGGTGCTGCTCACCCTGCTGGCCTTTCCCGGTTCAGCCCGCCCCGAAACCGGTGATCCTTATCAAAATCGCATCCATGCCGTCACCACCGTGGTGGTAGGCATTATCAGCTATGCCCGCTGGCCCAGCGAACCCAATCCGATCCGACTGTGTGTGACGGCACCCACCCAGTATGCCGAAGGCCTGTTCGATCCGATCCTGCTTAGTGCTCCGCGGCCCATTAAGGCCGAACGCGTATCCTTTGACAGTCCGCTGCTGAGCACCGGCTGCGATGTTATTTATTTGGGCAATGTTAACGCCGGTCAGAAGCAGAATTTTATACAGCGTATCAGCGGCCACTCCATTCTCAGCATCAGCGAAAACGATGTTGAATGCTCGGCCGGCAGCGCATTCTGCCTGCAAATCGAAGGGGATACCGCGAGTTTTAAAGCCAATCTCGATGCGCTGGCACGTAGCGGCGTGCGCGTTCACCCCAACGTGTTGCAGTTGGCACGCAAACAGGCGCCCCCGCTATGA
- the sltY gene encoding murein transglycosylase, with amino-acid sequence MVKVDKWRFLAVGLCLTAFSGAALADSLDAQRQRYLQIKQAWDSKQMDVVAQLMPTLRDYPLYPYLEYRELTQDLSQAGFSEVNDFIKQHPTLPPAKSLAPRFVNELARREDWRTLLAFSPQAPKPIAARCNYYYAKWATGDQQAAWSGAEDVWMSGKSLPGSCDKLFSVWKGSGKQTPSAILERMKLALKEGNSGLVNSLYRQLPSDYQTMGDALVRLQNDPATVESFARSVGPTDFTRAATGIAFERLARQDVENARAMIPTLVRLQKMSDSERLGLEEAVAWRLMGSDATFEQTQWRDKVILRSQSPALLERRVRMALGNGDRQGVATWLARLPAESRNKDEWRYWRASLLLDEGKRSEGEEILRRLMNERGFYPMVAAQKLNKPYPVMVAVAAKPRASLVDGPEIARVRELMYWNMDNLARSEWTSFVSSRSRPEQEALARYAFEQKWADLSVQATIVGKLWDHLEERFPVAWPQEFRAATDDKGITPSYAMAIARQESAWNPKAQSPVGASGLMQVMPRTAQHTVQMYNIPGYSSPSQLLDPRVNITIGTSYLEYVYQQFGRNRILSSAAYNAGPSRVNTWLGNSEGRVDAVAFVESIPFSETRSYVKNVLAYDAFYRYLMHRPAKVLTDAEWQRRY; translated from the coding sequence ATGGTCAAGGTAGACAAGTGGCGGTTTTTGGCTGTGGGCCTGTGCCTGACGGCATTCTCAGGCGCCGCATTGGCGGACTCGCTGGACGCCCAGCGTCAGCGTTACCTGCAGATTAAACAGGCGTGGGACAGTAAGCAGATGGACGTCGTGGCGCAATTGATGCCGACGCTGCGTGATTACCCGCTATACCCTTATCTGGAATACCGTGAGCTGACGCAAGATCTCAGTCAGGCCGGGTTCTCCGAGGTGAACGATTTTATCAAACAGCATCCGACGCTGCCGCCGGCCAAATCGTTGGCCCCACGCTTTGTTAACGAGCTGGCACGGCGTGAAGACTGGCGGACTCTGTTGGCCTTTAGCCCACAGGCGCCTAAACCTATAGCTGCGCGTTGCAATTACTACTACGCCAAATGGGCCACCGGCGATCAACAGGCGGCCTGGAGCGGTGCTGAAGACGTTTGGATGAGCGGTAAATCGTTACCGGGCTCCTGTGACAAGCTGTTCAGCGTCTGGAAGGGCTCCGGCAAACAGACACCATCGGCGATACTGGAGCGCATGAAACTGGCGTTGAAAGAGGGCAACAGCGGCCTGGTCAACAGCTTGTACCGTCAGTTGCCGTCAGATTACCAAACCATGGGCGATGCGTTGGTGCGTCTGCAAAACGATCCGGCCACGGTAGAATCCTTTGCCCGTAGTGTAGGGCCAACAGATTTTACCCGTGCCGCGACCGGCATCGCTTTTGAACGCCTGGCGCGCCAGGATGTAGAAAATGCTCGCGCGATGATCCCGACGCTGGTGCGCCTGCAGAAAATGAGCGACAGCGAGCGGTTGGGGTTGGAAGAGGCGGTGGCCTGGCGCCTGATGGGCAGTGATGCCACCTTCGAACAAACCCAATGGCGCGATAAGGTGATCCTGCGCAGTCAGTCTCCGGCTCTGCTGGAACGTCGTGTGCGTATGGCATTGGGCAATGGCGATCGCCAGGGGGTGGCTACCTGGCTGGCTCGCCTGCCAGCGGAGTCTCGCAATAAAGACGAGTGGCGTTACTGGCGTGCAAGCCTGCTGCTGGATGAAGGCAAACGCAGTGAAGGTGAAGAGATCCTGCGTCGCCTGATGAACGAACGCGGTTTCTATCCAATGGTGGCGGCGCAGAAACTGAATAAGCCTTACCCGGTAATGGTGGCCGTGGCGGCGAAACCTCGCGCTTCGCTGGTGGACGGACCGGAGATTGCCCGGGTACGCGAACTGATGTACTGGAATATGGATAATCTGGCGCGCAGCGAGTGGACCTCGTTTGTGTCCAGCCGCAGTCGTCCGGAACAGGAAGCGCTGGCGCGTTATGCGTTCGAGCAAAAATGGGCCGATCTCAGCGTGCAGGCAACCATCGTTGGCAAACTGTGGGATCACCTTGAAGAGCGCTTCCCGGTAGCTTGGCCGCAAGAGTTCCGGGCCGCGACCGATGACAAGGGGATCACGCCGAGCTACGCCATGGCGATAGCCCGTCAGGAGAGCGCCTGGAACCCGAAAGCCCAGTCACCGGTAGGGGCTAGCGGCCTGATGCAGGTGATGCCGCGTACCGCGCAGCATACGGTGCAGATGTACAATATTCCCGGCTACTCAAGCCCAAGCCAGCTGCTTGATCCCCGGGTTAACATTACCATCGGTACCAGCTACCTGGAGTATGTGTACCAGCAGTTTGGGCGTAACCGTATTCTGTCATCGGCGGCCTACAACGCCGGTCCATCGCGGGTAAATACCTGGTTGGGCAACAGCGAAGGGCGGGTAGATGCGGTGGCGTTTGTCGAAAGCATCCCGTTCTCGGAAACCCGTTCTTATGTGAAGAACGTACTGGCCTATGATGCATTTTATCGCTACCTCATGCATCGTCCGGCCAAGGTGCTGACCGATGCCGAGTGGCAGAGGCGTTATTGA